The Athene noctua chromosome 26, bAthNoc1.hap1.1, whole genome shotgun sequence genome has a window encoding:
- the VSIG10L2 gene encoding LOW QUALITY PROTEIN: V-set and immunoglobulin domain-containing protein 10-like 2 (The sequence of the model RefSeq protein was modified relative to this genomic sequence to represent the inferred CDS: deleted 1 base in 1 codon): MEPGRALLPPRRGLWLLCLLPALAGGQPLAAGEAAYEERAVTGVRGRAVELSCGPVAAAPPAVVFWSFAAGSGPPRAVAVGSGPEVAVAPGAGTLGRVTLRNGTLELRELRAAAQGRFLCQGLFPERGRLRVGYAAVLLRVLVPVSKPFVRPTAAAVAEGATVALTCAVREGTEPRSFSWQHQQPRGGPSVSPEGLGGSGAELRLTPANRSHTGWYICTVGNEVNNRTSEPVYLDIVYGPDQPAISVEPFSPEAGGFSAGEREDVVLTCLAPSNPPSRYVWLHNGSQVHTGPTYVLAAIARAQAGTYTCLAENPHLQTRTQATIVLTVYYPPAGSPSCSAVATGDLRDVALRCRWPGGFPPVRLRWVGPQEEEEEEEEGVMGASFSVTTSIQPGAATRNGSSFSCLASHPALPQGAVCGTTLWVPAGGPSCAAAATKGDEYVMLRCRWEGGTPPVTLRWWDSGGQPLGDPTPFAAILVLSANGTLGGRDFICAADHPLRAAGAECRLRLGKPDPPPPSPSLPPRDGGSRRHRSPPPRCALCAEVPKLEAERSEVAVLEGGEARLACRRHGHGANLGATVVWYDPEDREVTPGLAKYRLERGEEWVNLSVHDAEWPRDNGIYRCTAANAVGTASLPVHLRVDRYPAPPNVTISKLRYTRARTEVRLEWRTQGSGNLTGFVVQRRQAKKPSRRVPGPWETAAGDIEPHSRDRRLGGLDPAVIYAFRVLAVNHRTAGHPSEVQTPAEPPFEAYPAVMAAAVVGMLVATAASLLAVHCIARHRDTLPRLHDLLFRMAGPGAQEPIGTPEDAETTGEEGAAPGEAAAPSPAAEALSAPPDTAEEPPVTVTVTTPVTP; the protein is encoded by the exons ATGGAGCCGGGCCGGGCACTGCTGCCGCCTCGGAGGGGGCTCTggctcctctgcctgctgccagcgCTGGCGGGGG GTCAGCCGCTGGCGGCCGGCGAAGCGGCTTACGAGGAGCGAGCGGTGacgggggtgcggggccgggcggtgGAGCTGAGCTGCGGGCCGGTGGCGGCGGCCCCCCCCGCTGTGGTGTTCTGGAGCTTCGCAGCGGGCTCAGGGCCACCGCGGGCTGTGGCGGTGGGCTCGGGCCCGGAGGTGGCGGTagcccccggcgcggggacgTTGGGCCGGGTGACGCTGCGCAACGGGACGctggagctgcgggagctgcgaGCGGCCGCCCAGGGCCGGTTCCTCTGCCAAGGGCTCTTCCCCGAGCGAGGGCGGCTCCGCGTCGGCTACGCCGCTGTCCTCCTGCGAGTCCTGG TGCCTGTCTCCAAGCCCTTTGTGCGGCcgacggcggcggcggtggccgaGGGGGCTACAGTGGCCCTGACCTGCGCCGTGCGGGAGGGGACGGAGCCGCGGAGCTTCTCCTGGCAGCAtcagcagccccgggggggtccctcaGTGTcccccgaggggctgggggggtccggggCAGAGCTGCGCCTGACGCCCGCCAACCGTAGCCACACTGGCTGGTACATCTGTACCGTGGGCAACGAGGTCAACAACCGCACCAGCGAGCCTGTCTACCTGGACATTGTCT acGGCCCCGACCAGCCGGCCATCAGCGTGGAGCCCTTCTCCCCTGAAGCCGGGGGCTTCTCAGCGGGCGAGCGGGAGGACGTGGTGCTgacctgcctggctccctccaaCCCCCCCAGCCGCTACGTCTGGCTGCACAACGGGTCCCAGGTCCACACCGGCCCCACCTACGTCCTGGCCGCCATCGCCCGCGCCCAGGCGGGCACCTACACCTGCCTGGCCGAGAACCCCCACCTCCAGACCCGCACCCAGGCCACCATCGTCCTCACTGTCTACT ATCCACCGGCCGGgagccccagctgctctgccgTGGCCACCGGTGATCTGCGGGACGTGGCCCTGCGGTGCCGTTGGCCCGGGGGTTTCCCCCCGGTGCGGCTGCGCTGGGTGGGcccccaggaggaggaggaggaggaggaagagggggtgATGGGCGCCAGTTTTTCTGTGACTACCAGCATCCAGCCAGGGGCAGCCACCAGGAACGGCAGCTCCTTCTCCTGCCTGGCCTCCCACCCCGCGCTGCCGCAGGGGGCCGTGTGTGGGACCACCCTGT GGGTCCCGGCCGGTGGCCCctcctgcgcggcggcggccacCAAAGGCGACGAGTACGTGATGCTGCGGTGCCGGTGGGAGGGGGGGACGCCGCCGGTGACCCTGCGCTGGTGGGACAGTGGGGGCCAGCCCTTGGGTGACCCCACGCCCTTTGCCGCCATCTTGGTGCTGAGTGCCAACGGCACGTTGGGGGGCCGGGATTTCATCTGCGCTGCCGACCACCCGCTACGGGCCGCTGGCGCCGAGTGCCGCCTGCGGCTGGGTAAGCCGGACCCg ccccctccctctccttccctgccaccaCGGGATGGGGGGTCACGCCGGCAccgttccccccctccccgctgcgcCCTGTGCGCAGAGGTCCCCAAGCTGGAGGCGGAGAGGAGCGAGGTGGCGGTGCTGGAGGGCGGCGAGGCGCGGCTGGCGTGTCGGCGGCACGGCCACGGGGCCAATCTCGGCGCTACCGTGGTTTGGTACGACCCCGAGGACCGGGAGGTGACGCCGGGGTTGGCAAAATACCGGTTAGAACGGGGAGAAGAGTGGGTCAATCTCAGCGTCCACGACGCCGAGTGGCCGCGGGACAACGGGATCTACCGCTGCACCGCGGCCAACGCCGTGGGCACCGCCAGCCTCCCCGTCCACCTCCGCGTGGACC GGTACCCAGCCCCCCCTAACGTCACCATCAGCAAGCTGCGGTACACGCGGGCGCGCACCGAGGTGCGGCTGGAATGGCGGACACAGGGCAGTGGCAACCTCACCGGCTTCGTTGTGCAGCGGCGCCAAGCCAAGAAACCTTCCCGGCGGGTGCCTGGCCCCTGGGAAACAGCCGCTGGCGACATCGAGCCCCACTCGCGCGACCGGCGCCTGGGGGGGCTGGACCCAGCCGTAATCTACGCTTTCCGCGTGCTGGCTGTCAACCACCGGACGGCCGGGCACCCCTCCGAGGTGCAGACGCCAG CCGAGCCTCCCTTCGAGGCCTACCCAGCAGTGATGGCGGCAGCGGTGGTGGGGATGCTGGTGGCCACCGCTGCATCTCTCCTGGCTGTGCACTGCATCGCCCGCCACCGCGACACTCTCCCAC GGCTGCACGACCTGCTCTTCCGCAT GGCTGGTCCCGGTGCCCAGGAGCCCATCGGCACACCAGAGGACGCCGAGACGAccggggaggagggagcagcaccGGGAGAGgcggctgcccccagcccagcagcag AAGCACTCTCAGCACCGCCGGACACCGCCGAGGAGCCACCGGTTACCGTCACAGTCACCACGCCGGTGACACCGTGA
- the DDX25 gene encoding ATP-dependent RNA helicase DDX25, with amino-acid sequence MAAEGDSGSWSALGRSPDPRSLVPLPALPPAFRRPASAASAPAPPLRPSPRRRDPFDCRRSGRGDEKEEDEEEDEKVDLAEVSLLNKLIRTSLVESSHCVEVLQQDPSSPLFSVKSFEELPLKKELLQGVYIMGFNRPSKIQEMALPIMLAYPPQNLIAQSQSGTGKTAAFVLAMLSRVNATEKYPQCLCLAPTYELALQIGCVIESIGRFCADVKVTYAVRGNRVLQGTRLQEQIVIGTPGTMLDWCFKRRLIDVKKVKLFVLDEADIMMDTQGLCCQSMRVQRALPSGCQMLLFSATFKENVRAFAMQIISNPIVIKLRKDELTLSNIRQYYFMCRSREEKYRALCNIYGSITIGQAMIFCQTRRSADWLSVEMSQDGHQVAILTAELTVAQRAHVIQRFRDGKEKVLIATNVCARGIDVQQVTIVVNFTLPTGQKNQPDFETYLHRIGRTGRFGKKGIAFSMVESQNLELVRMIEEHFQTKIKQLDPDNMDELEKLEN; translated from the exons ATGGCGGCGGAGGGAGACAGCGGCAGCTGGTCGGCGCTGGGCCGCTCCCCCGATCCCCGGAGCCTCGTCCCTTTGCCCGCATTGCCCCCCGCTTTCCGCCGCCCCGCATCGGCCGCctctgcccccgccccgccgctgcgcCCCTCGCCGCGCCGCCGCGACCCCTTCGACTGCCGCCGAT CAGGCCGCGGCGATGAgaaggaggaggacgaggaggaggacgagAAAG TGGACTTGGCAGAAGTCTCGCTGCTCAACAAGCTGATCCGCACGTCCCTCGTGGAGTCCAGCCACTGTGTGGAGGTCCTGCAGCAGGACCCCAGCTCCCCGCTCTTCTCTGTCAAAAGCTTTGAAGAGCTGCCCCT GAAGAAGGAGCTTTTGCAGGGGGTTTACATCATGGGCTTCAACAGACCATCCAAAATCCAGGAGATGGCTCTGCCGATCATGCTGGCATATCC GCCCCAAAATCTGATTGCCCAGAGCCAGTCAGGGACAGGGAAAACAGCAGCTTTTGTCTTGGCGATGCTGAGCAGAGTTAATGCCACTGAGAAATACCCGCAG TGCCTCTGCTTGGCTCCCACCTACGAGCTGGCCCTGCAAATTGGGTGCGTGATTGAGAGCATCGGGAGGTTTTGTGCTGATGTCAAGGTTACATACGCTGTCCGGGGAAACAGAG TTCTGCAGGGCACCAGGCTGCAGGAGCAGATCGTCATCGGGACGCCGGGGACGATGCTGGACTGGTGCTTCAAACGCAGACTCATAGACGTGAAGAAGGTCAAGCTGTTTGTGCTGGATGAAGCCGACATCATGATGGACACTCAGGGCCTCTGCTGTCAAAGCATGCGTGTTCAGAG ggCTTTACCCAGCGGCTGCCAGATGCTGCTGTTCTCAGCCACATTCAAGGAAAACGTGCGGGCATTTGCTATGCAGATAATCTCCAACCCCATCGTGATAAAGCTGCGCAAGGACGAGCTCACCCTGAGCAACATCCGGCAGTACTACTTCAtgtgcaggagcagggaggagaagtACAGAGCCCTCTGCAACATCTATGGCAGCATCACCATTGGCCAGGCTATGATCTTCTGCCAG ACTCGGAGGAGTGCGGACTGGTTGTCGGTGGAGATGAGCCAAGATGGGCACCAGGTCGCCATCCTGACAGCAGAGCTGACAGTAGCCCAGCGGGCCCACGTCATCCAGCGCTTCCGCGACGGGAAGGAAAAGGTCCTCATTGCCACCAACGTCTGTGCCAGAG ggatTGACGTGCAGCAGGTCACCATTGTGGTGAACTTCACCCTTCCCACCGGGCAGAAGAACCAGCCGGATTTCGAGACCTACCTCCACCGCATCGGGCGAACGGGACGCTTTGGGAAGAAGGGCATCGCCTTCAGCATGGTGGAAAGTCAGAACTTGGAGCTCGTGCGGATGATAGAGGAGCATTTCC agaCCAAGATCAAGCAGCTGGACCCGGACAACATGGACGAGCTCGAGAAGCTTGAAAACTGA
- the HYLS1 gene encoding centriolar and ciliogenesis-associated protein HYLS1, translated as MEEVMGPERFGWAAPEDEEQLAAALALNRLYAQKPACPRDDPYAEASHVLGVQPALPTLSNNQRGPRRLVMKRKVLRRRPDGGVEVSDESVSSEPESDADVCSLRRKMFPLQTSLEDSISEGEIETSSSSLDESPHRWPCGDSPRFLLGDFRSRSCSASHYVAAAGQPKSFIPPRFEPLGHNQRKTDRVAKYFEYKREWEKFRIPGEDQRQELRWGIREQMLCKPELPSKPQRLHVPNTYTVPTEKKRAALRWEVRWDLANGFPPRKNTSS; from the coding sequence ATGGAGGAGGTGATGGGGCCAGAGAGGTTTGGATGGGCCGCTCCAGAGGATGAGGAGCAGCTGGCGGCCGCACTGGCCCTGAACCGGCTGTACGCCCAGAAGCCAGCCTGTCCCCGCGACGATCCCTACGCCGAGGCCTCCCATGTTTTGGGGGTGCAGCCAGCCCTTCCTACACTCTCCAACAATCAGAGGGGACCCAGGAGGCTGGTCATGAAAAGGAAGGTGCTGAGGCGCAGACCTGATGGAGGAGTGGAGGTCTCTGACGAGTCGGTGAGCAGTGAGCCGGAGAGTGATGCCGATGTTTGCAGCCTGAGGCGGAAAATGTTTCCGCTCCAGACCAGTCTGGAAGACAGCATCTCCGAGGGGGAAATCGAGACGAGCAGCAGCTCCCTCGATGAATCCCCTCACCGCTGGCCCTGTGGGGACAGTCCCCGCTTTCTCCTCGGGGATTTCAGGAGCCGGAGCTGTTCCGCTTCTCACTATGTCGCTGCGGCGGGACAACCCAAGTCCTTCATTCCTCCACGGTTTGAGCCGCTGGGTCATAACCAGAGAAAAACCGACCGAGTGGCCAAATATTTTGAATATAAACGAGAATGGGAGAAATTCCGAATCCCGGGGGAGGATCAACGGCAAGAACTGCGCTGGGGCATCCGGGAACAGATGCTCTGCAAGCCCGAGCTGCCCAGCAAGCCGCAACGCCTCCACGTCCCCAACACTTACACCGTGCCGACCGAAAAAAAGAGAGCTGCCCTGCGCTGGGAGGTGCGCTGGGACCTGGCCAACGGCTTCCCCCCCCGAAAAAACACCTCCTCCTAg
- the PUS3 gene encoding tRNA pseudouridine(38/39) synthase isoform X3 — translation MAEESVATDQERLLRRVQELEEEVKRLKEKLQEDKEGACRKEAPSGPGKAKKRHQRPFDFGAYGRRHVALKIAYLGWGYQGFASQENTSNTIEEKLFEALKKTRLVNDRQTSNYHRCGRTDKGVSAFGQVISLDLRSNLSEGKKFNGHEGDSGGKSEGEEELRYTHILNRVLPPDIRVLAWAPVEPDFSARFSCLKRIYRYFFPCADLDVALMHAAAQRYVGTHDFRNLCKMDVANGVVNFQRTILSAGVTWVERGGETGLRDPFRLCQFEVTGQAFLYHQVRCMMAILFLIGQRMENPEIIDELLDVEKNPRKPQYRPREQHDCPLGRYEASTLQPGQRLRGRCQSPHLQAFTGPPQV, via the exons ATGGCAGAGGAGAGCGTGGCTACTGATCAGGAGCGGCTCCTGAGGAgggtgcaggagctggaagaggaGGTGAAGAGGCTGAAGGAGAAGCTCCAAGAGGACAAGGAGGGCGCGTGTAGAAAAGAGGCTCCTTCAGGCCCTGGGAAAGCCAAGAAACGCCACCAACGGCCCTTTGATTTTGGTGCCTACGGGCGCAGACACGTGGCGCTGAAGATCGCCTACCTGGGCTGGGGCTACCAGGGGTTTGCCAGCCAGGAGAACACCAGCAACACCATCGAGGAGAAGCTCTTCGAAGCCTTGAAGAAGACGCGGCTGGTGAACGACAGACAGACCTCCAACTACCACCGCTGTGGGCGGACAGACAAAGGAGTCAGTGCTTTTGGACAG GTGATTTCCCTAGATCTCCGCTCGAACCTGTCGGAGGGGAAGAAGTTCAACGGCCACGAGGGTGACTCAGGAGGCAAAAGCGAGGGGGAGGAGGAGCTCCGCTACACCCATATTCTGAACAGGGTGCTCCCACCCGACATCCGGGTGCTGGCCTGGGCCCCCGTGGAGCCCGATTTCAGTGCCCGGTTCAGCTGCCTCAAGAGGATTTATCGCTATTTCTTCCCCTGCGCCGACCTGGACGTGGCCCTGATGCATGCTGCAGCCCAGAGGTATGTGGGGACCCACGATTTCCGGAATCTGTGTAAAATGGACGTCGCCAACGGGGTGGTCAACTTTCAGAGGACGATCCTCAGCGCCGGAGTGACGTGGgtggagagaggaggagaaaccGGGCTGCGGGATCCCTTCCGTCTGTGCCAGTTTGAAGTGACAGGCCAGGCGTTCCTCTACCACCAAGTCCGCTGCATGATGGCGATCCTCTTCCTCATCGGCCAGAGGATGGAGAACCCAGAGATCATTGACGAGCTGCTGGATGTGGAAAAGAACCCCCGAAAACCGCAGTACAG GCCCAGGGAACAACACGACTGTCCTCTGGGGAGATATGAAGCCTCCACTCTGCAGCCAGGTCAGCGGCTTCGTGGAAGGTGTCAAAGCCCGCACCTACAAGCCTTTACTGGCCCGCCCCAAGTGTGA
- the PUS3 gene encoding tRNA pseudouridine(38/39) synthase isoform X2 has product MAEESVATDQERLLRRVQELEEEVKRLKEKLQEDKEGACRKEAPSGPGKAKKRHQRPFDFGAYGRRHVALKIAYLGWGYQGFASQENTSNTIEEKLFEALKKTRLVNDRQTSNYHRCGRTDKGVSAFGQVISLDLRSNLSEGKKFNGHEGDSGGKSEGEEELRYTHILNRVLPPDIRVLAWAPVEPDFSARFSCLKRIYRYFFPCADLDVALMHAAAQSMAVEFPLVLYDCEFENLQWLYDREVQEFNVTHLQQLWANHAVKTQVLHNMLRGLDAAPMATGKSPGNNTTVLWGDMKPPLCSQVSGFVEGVKARTYKPLLARPKCEGLEARIRHFVRRGRIESPPGLEVAGDRDEQPPESKRSHRSDALGSSGATEQPPKSVCVDIK; this is encoded by the exons ATGGCAGAGGAGAGCGTGGCTACTGATCAGGAGCGGCTCCTGAGGAgggtgcaggagctggaagaggaGGTGAAGAGGCTGAAGGAGAAGCTCCAAGAGGACAAGGAGGGCGCGTGTAGAAAAGAGGCTCCTTCAGGCCCTGGGAAAGCCAAGAAACGCCACCAACGGCCCTTTGATTTTGGTGCCTACGGGCGCAGACACGTGGCGCTGAAGATCGCCTACCTGGGCTGGGGCTACCAGGGGTTTGCCAGCCAGGAGAACACCAGCAACACCATCGAGGAGAAGCTCTTCGAAGCCTTGAAGAAGACGCGGCTGGTGAACGACAGACAGACCTCCAACTACCACCGCTGTGGGCGGACAGACAAAGGAGTCAGTGCTTTTGGACAG GTGATTTCCCTAGATCTCCGCTCGAACCTGTCGGAGGGGAAGAAGTTCAACGGCCACGAGGGTGACTCAGGAGGCAAAAGCGAGGGGGAGGAGGAGCTCCGCTACACCCATATTCTGAACAGGGTGCTCCCACCCGACATCCGGGTGCTGGCCTGGGCCCCCGTGGAGCCCGATTTCAGTGCCCGGTTCAGCTGCCTCAAGAGGATTTATCGCTATTTCTTCCCCTGCGCCGACCTGGACGTGGCCCTGATGCATGCTGCAGCCCAGAG CATGGCAGTTGAGTTTCCCCTTGTCCTATATGACTGCGAGTTCGAAAACCTTCAGTGGCTCTATGACCGAGAAGTGCAGGAGTTCAACGTTACCCACCTACAGCAGCTCTGGGCCAACCATGCAGTCAAAACTCAAGTGCTACATAACATGTTACGAGGGTTAGATGCTGCGCCCATGGCTACTGGAAAAA GCCCAGGGAACAACACGACTGTCCTCTGGGGAGATATGAAGCCTCCACTCTGCAGCCAGGTCAGCGGCTTCGTGGAAGGTGTCAAAGCCCGCACCTACAAGCCTTTACTGGCCCGCCCCAAGTGTGAGGGGCTGGAGGCCCGCATCCGCCACTTTGTGCGGAGGGGCCGCATCGAAAGCCCGCCGGGCCTGGAGGTGGCGGGGGACAGAGACGAGCAGCCCCCTGAGAGCAAGAGGAGCCACCGCAGCGATGCTCTGGGGAGCAGCGGTGCCACGGAGCAGCCTCCCAAGAGTGTCTGCGTGGACATCAAGTGA
- the PUS3 gene encoding tRNA pseudouridine(38/39) synthase isoform X1, with the protein MAEESVATDQERLLRRVQELEEEVKRLKEKLQEDKEGACRKEAPSGPGKAKKRHQRPFDFGAYGRRHVALKIAYLGWGYQGFASQENTSNTIEEKLFEALKKTRLVNDRQTSNYHRCGRTDKGVSAFGQVISLDLRSNLSEGKKFNGHEGDSGGKSEGEEELRYTHILNRVLPPDIRVLAWAPVEPDFSARFSCLKRIYRYFFPCADLDVALMHAAAQRYVGTHDFRNLCKMDVANGVVNFQRTILSAGVTWVERGGETGLRDPFRLCQFEVTGQAFLYHQVRCMMAILFLIGQRMENPEIIDELLDVEKNPRKPQYSMAVEFPLVLYDCEFENLQWLYDREVQEFNVTHLQQLWANHAVKTQVLHNMLRGLDAAPMATGKSPGNNTTVLWGDMKPPLCSQVSGFVEGVKARTYKPLLARPKCEGLEARIRHFVRRGRIESPPGLEVAGDRDEQPPESKRSHRSDALGSSGATEQPPKSVCVDIK; encoded by the exons ATGGCAGAGGAGAGCGTGGCTACTGATCAGGAGCGGCTCCTGAGGAgggtgcaggagctggaagaggaGGTGAAGAGGCTGAAGGAGAAGCTCCAAGAGGACAAGGAGGGCGCGTGTAGAAAAGAGGCTCCTTCAGGCCCTGGGAAAGCCAAGAAACGCCACCAACGGCCCTTTGATTTTGGTGCCTACGGGCGCAGACACGTGGCGCTGAAGATCGCCTACCTGGGCTGGGGCTACCAGGGGTTTGCCAGCCAGGAGAACACCAGCAACACCATCGAGGAGAAGCTCTTCGAAGCCTTGAAGAAGACGCGGCTGGTGAACGACAGACAGACCTCCAACTACCACCGCTGTGGGCGGACAGACAAAGGAGTCAGTGCTTTTGGACAG GTGATTTCCCTAGATCTCCGCTCGAACCTGTCGGAGGGGAAGAAGTTCAACGGCCACGAGGGTGACTCAGGAGGCAAAAGCGAGGGGGAGGAGGAGCTCCGCTACACCCATATTCTGAACAGGGTGCTCCCACCCGACATCCGGGTGCTGGCCTGGGCCCCCGTGGAGCCCGATTTCAGTGCCCGGTTCAGCTGCCTCAAGAGGATTTATCGCTATTTCTTCCCCTGCGCCGACCTGGACGTGGCCCTGATGCATGCTGCAGCCCAGAGGTATGTGGGGACCCACGATTTCCGGAATCTGTGTAAAATGGACGTCGCCAACGGGGTGGTCAACTTTCAGAGGACGATCCTCAGCGCCGGAGTGACGTGGgtggagagaggaggagaaaccGGGCTGCGGGATCCCTTCCGTCTGTGCCAGTTTGAAGTGACAGGCCAGGCGTTCCTCTACCACCAAGTCCGCTGCATGATGGCGATCCTCTTCCTCATCGGCCAGAGGATGGAGAACCCAGAGATCATTGACGAGCTGCTGGATGTGGAAAAGAACCCCCGAAAACCGCAGTACAG CATGGCAGTTGAGTTTCCCCTTGTCCTATATGACTGCGAGTTCGAAAACCTTCAGTGGCTCTATGACCGAGAAGTGCAGGAGTTCAACGTTACCCACCTACAGCAGCTCTGGGCCAACCATGCAGTCAAAACTCAAGTGCTACATAACATGTTACGAGGGTTAGATGCTGCGCCCATGGCTACTGGAAAAA GCCCAGGGAACAACACGACTGTCCTCTGGGGAGATATGAAGCCTCCACTCTGCAGCCAGGTCAGCGGCTTCGTGGAAGGTGTCAAAGCCCGCACCTACAAGCCTTTACTGGCCCGCCCCAAGTGTGAGGGGCTGGAGGCCCGCATCCGCCACTTTGTGCGGAGGGGCCGCATCGAAAGCCCGCCGGGCCTGGAGGTGGCGGGGGACAGAGACGAGCAGCCCCCTGAGAGCAAGAGGAGCCACCGCAGCGATGCTCTGGGGAGCAGCGGTGCCACGGAGCAGCCTCCCAAGAGTGTCTGCGTGGACATCAAGTGA